One Musa acuminata AAA Group cultivar baxijiao unplaced genomic scaffold, Cavendish_Baxijiao_AAA HiC_scaffold_1089, whole genome shotgun sequence genomic window, tttttttgcatgtGCAATTACTGATTATGTTACTCTTACAGCTAATTGATTCAAGGATTTCAACATTTGGAGCAGCTTTGCAGCTATCATCCTGTTTAGATCACCTGTTTCCTAGGGTAAGTTGTTTGGTTTTCCAGCTAAGGTATTGTAATTGGCCCGAATAAAATTCACAATTCCAATAACAGATTGCTGATGAAGCTGATGATGGAGGGGCAGACCAACCCATTATATATGAGAACAGTGATAGTGAAGAATCTGAAGACGCAATGGAGACTGATGAAGGCAGTGAAGGACTCAGCGATGTCACTGATGCTCATGGTTCTGATTTGAGTGATGTCATGAGTGATGATGATGGTGGCCATTAGGGAGTGAAGTCTATAGTTTCATGCATAGTCAACCCAACTCGTCATCTTTTTCACTTATGGCCTAACTTGAGATAGACTGAAAGCTTTAGTGGCAAATGCAGGGGGGTGAAACAAAATCCTGTTTGTTCCCACAGCCCAACATGCAAGACTTCAAATCTGTCGGTCTGCTGAAAATTCGCCCGTTTAGATCGATGCCGAGAAACTTTGAGGAAGCCGCTTTATTAAAGCTTGTCGCCTACAGCAAgattataatcataaaaatttgctACATGTTTGTCCAAACAAGTAGCGGCCTGTAACTTGATTCTTCACTAGTCTTTATGTAAACTTTATTGGCAATCTAATACGTTGAATGGGTTGAAATGTTGGAGAATTCACGTTTTGCTCTAAATATGGCCCAGTATCGATGATAGATTTCTCAGAAAGGCAGGCTACTTGTGGGAATAATATGTCGagtattcttctttttcttcatgaCTTGTCATGCCTGAACATAGCACTGCATGACCATTGGTAGATAACCTCCATTCTCTGTTGACacctgcatctctctctctcccaccaaAGCCATTGCCTCCGATTAATGTCTTTTCATCTGCCAAACACCCGCGACGATCTTTTTTATATTGAACTTTACATTACGTCGAACTTTTGTACATAACAATCAGAAGGTCCTAACGGCGTCAGCAAAATTTATTAGCTTGCAGTTTCACGTTGAAACTCTGATCATCTAATCAGAGATCTACGTAGCACAAGCATATGGAAACCACAGCAATACGAAAAGCGTAGGATAACTCTGCCCTCTACCACACAATGCAACCAAACTATTCATTCATAGGAAGACAGATAAATAGGGAAACAAATCTATCACAATACAAACGCAGCTCTCACAGCACAGCACAGGCACTACGGACACGTCGTCGCGAAAAAGTACCGGAGCGCATACATATACTATTGAGATGCACTTCCATCGACGCCTCGATGCGATCACAACACAAACACAGCAtctccggagtcaagcgcgagacCCATCGAGCTGCAGCCTCGCGGTGATCCACTTGCAGACGGCATCCATTTCCTCCGGAATCGTATAATGCTCGAGTCTGCATTGTTCCGAGTCGCTGCTATCTGAGTAAAGCAAGATAGTTGGCCTAAGGTCGAGAAACTGCAGCAGAAACATACCCATTGTAGGCTTCAAACGTGAGATTTCGAAACCCCGACATCCTTAACGTCTCCGCAGACCTTTCTCCCTGTTTATAGGGAACCACTCCATCCCCTGCCATAACCAGCGCAAGAACAAAACAGAGAAGCTCAACGCTCCTTGGATCAAATCAAAAATCCAACAATCTCGACGAGCTAAATGCTACGTACGGTACCTGTTCCATGACACAGCAAAAGTGGCAAGGAGGCAGCTCGCCTTGCAGCTTCCTGTGAGCTTTCCACCTTGGTCTTCAAGCTCCTGGATGAAAGAACGACCAAGTACTCTTATGCCTCCGATTCACGCACAGCAATAATAAAGAAGAAATAGATCCAAGGATTGCGTTGACTCGCGATGGAACCGACCTGGAACAGGGAAGCCAGCCGCTGAGACCAACGACTGCACTGAGGTTTATGGGATATCGGCCTCCATTTCCGTATCTTCCATGTGCGAAGCAAGAAGCAGAATACAAGGCAGTCGCGGCACCCATACTGAACCCACCGATTCCAAGTTTTACTGCACCGATCGGAGGGAGGGAGGAATCAATCCCAGTCGAGTCAGTATACTTAACCAGCAGTACAACGATGCTAACATCAAAAGCTATACCATCAGCTGGCTCAGACGACAAAAGATTTGCGATATGTGCTGCTGAAGCTTCCAATCCATCGGCGTCATCAGGACCATCCTGTGAAGGGTCCGCAATGTCGAACCCTGCGTGGAACACAACAGAGGAGGTCATATAAGATCAGTCAAGACGGAGTGATGGTAAGCAGATCATCGAGAGTTACATGCTGCGCATGGAAATCCACCAAAAAGAGACACAGGTCGGGTAGGAGCAGTAGGACATATCCACTTGATCTGCAATGCCACATGTTCATGCTCGAATTAGCTATTTCTCACACAAGTGCCAAATTACTAGTAAGCAAGTGAGGTAAATACATTAAAAACCCAACAAGGATAACCTCTTACGTTTGGCAGAGGAAGGGTTTCCAGGAGCTGGTACCAGCTGaacaagagcagaagaagaaggtgaATTCATGCGTACCACCGAATTGTTGTTTGCATAAGAACTGCATTAAGAACTATGAGGACGATGGCTTAACATCGACACTCGGTTGCAATACTAGCAGATGAATTGTTATTCCACCGAATCTATGAGCACGATGGCCTGACAAGAATACTTTAGCCATGAAACAGAGCGTTACCTTCAAGACGACAACGTCGATCGAAAAGCAGCACCATCCCAAAGAATCACAATGATTAATTACAGCGATCAGCATCCTATACTACTTCTGACTCACGACTGTCATAAACcccaaataagagagagagagagagagagagggacggtGGATTTGTTTTATTAGGTCGACGAGGGCTAAAGAAATGATGTTGGAATTTTGCATGGATTCGACGGGGGCTAAAGAAAGATTTATTCCCCACACCCGCTAATAGTGGATTGACATTCTCCACTCATGATTCGATTATAAGAATACAAAGACGATATAGGTAAAACAATACTAAAAATATGTAAAGGAAAAGtgtaagcagaaaaatcatgatatatttttattatataagaaattttaatattaaattttaaaattaaataataataaatttaaatttatgataCGTACCTTTTATATGATGTTTAGAATATCTAAGCACACAATTGTTAAATCTGAAATTTATAGTAAAATAGATGAGAACTAGATttgtattctcttttttttttttaatattcacaCGACCGTTAAATAATTGAATTAGAACAAAAGGGATATGAAAGAAGATTTATAATCTCTCATTCACTAAGGAGAGATTAAAGAAGATCTGTAATCCCTCGATAATATCACATATCCACTTATCTACATATTCGCATATTTAATTTTTGTGTATATAATCcctaaaaaggtcttatcttATTATAAGTGAGAGCAGAATAGCTAGAAAAAGCAATTAAGAGTATCCCTCAAATTAAGGTCATAATCTTATAATAATTGGACTTTTTTCTATTGGTCGATAACCGTGATTAGAATCTAATTAgatccataatatattttatctaattagataggatcacataatctaatattctcccaATTAGtctattaattgataagatacaaaaagattcaaaattaaaaataaataaaatattttttttaaaaaataattttacttaattggattctaaattttaaaaattaattatacgtgtgagaattaaaaaaaaacaagctaataagttcaataaatataataatactatattaattaTGACTAGTAATACAAGTTATTAcggttatatgtcatcaatgttaTACTTCTTTCTATGTACCAGAACAcaattgacacttcctaatatagTCTAAacgataatttattttattaaaacaatcatatcatcaaattcaactataatatatatacataaatatgaataaaataataaaaataaataactttaagtagATAAGCGATAATGCCAATTATAATATCTACTCAagcatgcatcatcatatcttttatgggttactcacaaactcaatcataagaacatgttcctTCAAACACATTAGACGGTAAATCTTAAGTGAATTTAGCAGTCAATATAGAAGAACTCAAGTTATTAATTAATATTAGTTATTTCTAGACTTATTTCTATAAATATCAAGTCTTTATACCATTAAAGCTACAATAATACTTATCATTCTTAGATAAGAAACTACTACGATATATCATAAAGTACCTTCAGCGACTTGATAATTGAGTTTGATCATACCaaatcctgagataaaatttcataattataaaaattgattagtgacctcaaagtatatcataaaattaatttttttattaataatataataatatattattttattgattAATGTGTTATGATACATCATAGATATTGTTATATTCATATGCTTGTTCAATGGGCTAAATTACCGATTGAAGATACCACTTGGAAGTCTTACAAAGTATTGTAggagaaatttttaaaatttattgtcgcttagcctcgaggacaagactaTATTGGAGAGGTAGGAGTCATTAATTTTAGAgatttgatattaatctttatttttctatttattttatcCTAATTATGGCTGGACTCCTTTAATGTAGCCAATTAAggattgttatttttatttatttcctttGCTAGAAATCCTAGTCTTAGCTGATTAgggattaaataattatatatatatatatatatatatatatatatatatatatattcttagatAAAACCGTAGAGTTTTATTAACACATTacattaattaaatatatatagttatatcttAAAAGATTATATAGTTATATCCTCAAGATTCATCAAATAAAGTCTTTAGATCACTTtcgtttaaagatattttcttataatgataaataatttattttttttaaatttttatattaaaatgaatctttattattggtaacatatgttaAAGCATTATAATCAATTTACTAAGTCTTACAAAAAGATTTATGTAttgatttgaaacatacaaaggtcaaaTTTATACAATTCTATTTTAAACGAAACCTTATAGTTTTTCTTCGTATAATCTTTCTTTCTGCAGAAATAGTTCTTTACtatgaagaattttttttataaatttatataatatttataaactcaGATAATTTATGCTTCAAATTTCTTATATTGTTAACCACtcttgagtagtactcaaaatattatgagtttttcctactttaatcttAGTTCTTTCTAAAAACATATACTAGTCAACTTATTAAAGTTTAACTGactcttaattttattataataaattttaaatgagtCAAACTAAAAAGAAACATatgcaaaaataaattttatgagAAAGAACTCAACACTCATGCTTAATATTCTTAAATCTATAGCTTTGTTAGCCATATtgaaaatataaatttgaatttCTCTGAATTTTAATCGATTATTTCATTAATATGTCAACTAATgaattattaataaatttaacataattattaaaaatattttaacacaTTATTTATAGATTTTAACGAAGTCTAAATATCATTAGCAATTATCATGACCGAGTCTTTTATAGTTTTTCCAATTAGTCATCTAAATTATTTGTTTCACGTCATTTTCAAAAGTAAATTGTATTTGCTCAAACCATttataatccaaaaaatatatagatatttataagaatacaatGAAGtgctattataataaaataatattttaaaatgtttatATAATGTTAAACTATTCATCCAAAATTATTTATAGAGGATTAATACCATTCTCGTTGAATAATATTGCTATCAAAGATATCTAAAAAAACcatgatatgatattattatgtaaaaaattttaatgtcaaaaatTGAAATAAATTAATAACTGTTCTAAATTTATGATGCATACCTTTTAAATAAAACTTTCATCGTAATTAAAATctaatcatattcataatatattttatttaattagacacaTTCATATAATCTAAGAACtgaatcaaatcatcaaatcaaatcatGTTCTATATGCCTGCGTCCCCTAAGTACCTTCTAATTTGTATTAGATGCGGCCAAAAGGAGAGCTGCGGCACGTACCTTGCGCCATTGTCTCCTAAACCGTGAAGCCAGACGATGGTGGCCCGATGTCTGCCCTTCGGCCAGGCAACGTAAGTCCTCCCGTAGTCGACATGCCTCCTGGTCGCACTCCTCGAACCTGCATTCGATTTGCATGCGTTATGCACGTGGAAGAGAACACGGACGAGGCTGTGGAGCGAGACAAAGCATAGGGGACGAAGGCTAACCGGAGGCGTACGAGCTGCCGCCGCGGTACATTTGGATCACCGTCCTGTGCGGGGAGCGCTGGTGATGTTGCATGCAACAGGCTCGCCTGCGGTGAAGAAGAACCACTCCATTGACCCGTATTTATAGCAACTACTGGTGGCTAGTGGAATGGTAGAGGAAACCAGGAATCCGCATCCCACCACAGGGCGGCTCACGGCTACGGAGCTGTTCTTTTGGAAAGGCCTATAGATCGGCGTAGAAAGAGGGACAAGCAGCACCCAAGTGGGAAAGGTAGAACGAGCATAGCAGAAAAGGCACTGAAGCTTTCTTTCTTGCAAGCAGAGAATCTCTAGACGGGCAGACCATCGGCTCTCTCGCACGAGCCAATACGATACGAACTCGGGACGGAGAAAAGGAAGTAGTAATGCTGCGGATTTGCTCGTGAGAATCAATGCTTCTGAGACGAAGTGGAGGGGTGAATcagtagtagcagcagcagcagcagccccaGCATAATATCTTCTCGTATAAGATAACCCATAGATAGAGTCGCCCTTCCATTGCTCGTGTTTCCTACAAGAGTAGTATCCAAGGATTATCTTATCATCGCGTCGCAAACACTTGTCTCGAGATAAAACGATCGTGAGAAAAGTTCTCATTTTGGGAATTTTTTTTTCTAGCAAAGGATCTTCACTTTTAGAGTTCCTTTTTAATCGAACGTTTAGAGAACCTCCAATCAAAACAGGGGTGCAGAAGTCAAACCATGGTTCGGCTGCTAGTGTTGAGCAATTTATGCTGGGCTCGGAATATGTTCCTCCTCTGTCTCTTCTGTATTAATTTCCTTGCGTGAAAGGTAGAATCCATGTCTTGTCTTGGAAGATGAGGGAAAAGGAAGCTGCAGCAGCTTCTCTGCGTGAGCTACCGACCACTGTGCAGTAGGCTTTATGTACTACCATGGAAATGACCGATGCTCTGTTTAGGGTGTGAGCGATGCGCAAGCCATCCGCCGGGCTTCCGTTGGCTACTGACGCAACAAAAGAGCGAGAGATGCCCCCATCCAGAAGCAGCATCTTATCAGAATACCGATGGGTTCTCCATTATGTTAACCCGACCAGACCAAGACGATTAATGCTACTGGTGATCGGGTGCCCTAATTCACGTTTATATATAACAGTTCAGATATCTCCTGTTATATATAACTGTTCAGATATCTGCTGTCATAAGTAATTACGTGACGTAAATTATCTAATTATTGGGATTAAcaaatattttaagatttttaaaatcaatATCTTTATAATCTTAAATTTCAGGATTATACTTGATAAAGACATTTTTTGTTCAAGACACGTCACAGCCGATACCATACGTCAGATCAGAATCCGTACCAAAACGTTGCTCAGCACGTCTCGTCCCGGGAATCCCGAGACGACGTAGCCTCCAAGACAcgacaagtcagaatccgtaccaagacACTATTTGACACGTCCACCACGAACCCACGTACAACTGACTGACATCTGGCCCAAGGGAGAAAAAATAATTCCACTcacaactgacttgctcgtcggaggggtcaaagtcgggaatcacccaaCGAAAACCTTTTTTATAGAAAAGCGATCACCCCCGAACCACGAGCACCTCAACCCGAAAATCGTCATCCAGTGAACGAGAGCGAGCTATCACCTATCCCGGGAACGGAGAGACGCACCTTGATGCAAACGGTGCTCGaaccaagtatatatatatatatatatatatatatatatatatatatatatatatatatatatatatatatatatataggtgaagACTTCGTTCTGTGCACCGATCTCAAAGATGTCAATCTTATTAACAACACGAATAttaaataatgatgcacgcaaatcAAACATTAGGAGAAGCGTTTCGTACGCATAAACATGAGATTGTAATCCGCCAGCACAATTGACACTGGCCATTTCAGCAATCAAAGAAATGGATCGCTTAGCACGAGACTAATCAATCTGCTCCACATCAAATGTAAGATTGTTGAATTCATCAATCGAATTCATCAATCAAGTTCAAAAGCGGCTGGTTAAAATAACTCAAAATGATTCAAGACAAGGACTGCTCACAGCATAAAGGTTTTTGAGTAGGATCTTCTAGTCAAATTAAtaaatcatcatcgtcatcaggaAGAGGTTGGGCAGCAGCTGCAGCCAACTCCGCTTCATGTCTGGAACAAACAAATAGCAAGTTAGATGGATGATCCATGTTATCATATACATTCAATAGCTTCATTGTCAAGTGGCATAAGGAAGAGATGGACACAGTGGGGACTTGAACTTGCTATGAATACCTAAGTGCTGAAAATTGGCTTAGATGTTAAAGGCAGTTCTCGGTGATAAGGTGACAGAGTTAACGGCATTGGATATGGGTCATGATATGCATACATTAATAAGATTGATGATTAGGTAAAAAAAGACAAACAGTAATCATATACTACACAAGGATAAGGTCATTTGACTATATGTAAGATATGGTATAAAATAGATCTTAACAATTTTTAGGCAATTATATATGCAATTTAAAGTTACGACAACTACAAAGCATTTTAGAATGCTCAATACAAATTGTACTCAGATAAACAATTTAATGACAGAAATTCATCTCATCGTTGATCAAAAGTACAACATGCATTAAAATGGTCATCTCGGTAAGTGCCTCTTTCAGATATGTGAACGAATATATGTGACTGACTCATATCCAGAAAGTGACAACCAGTAACAAATCCGATAAACATGTAATTAAGATTTCAAAAAGTGATTTGAGTCATAATAAAATAATCAACTGCACTTACTGTTGCTGTGCGGCAAGGTCAATCTGGACTTCTGGAGGCGCAAGAGCAGGTGATTCGACAAAGTGAAGGTTTTGGTCCCTGCAAATGAATTTGTCATCAGTTTTACCTTATAGAGATATCTCAATGTAATCCTTACATCATAATAACATGCATTTACCCAGCAAGTTTTCTAGCAAGATAAAGGAAGGGCTTCTCAAAGTTGTAATTGCTCTTTGCCGAAATCTCATAATATTGAAGGTTCTTCTTCCTGTGGAATGTAACTTGCTTTGCTTTAACCTGCCTGTTCTTCACATCAACCTTGTTTCCACAGAGAACAATAGGAATATTCTCACAGACCCTGGTTTTTGAGACAAATAGGATAGTTACACATTTTAAATTGTAAGTGACGAGAATTTTGTGCTCATTTAGTTCAAAGTGTCTTGTCAAAAGACCTGCATAGATCCCGGTGCCATGTCGGGACATTTTTGTATGTTAACCTGGCGGTGACATCGAACATGATAATAGCACATTGACCATGAATGCTGTCGACAAATGAATTGTAGCAGTCAAATAAAGACAAAAATAATCCATGCAATAACAATTACTGCAAATCATTAATGTGACTAATCATATTGGCAGCCAAAAGGTGACGACACAGTTTCCATAGCAACCTTGCCACACCACAATACATCATCTTAAATGAGAGGACACAGTTTCCATAATCCAAAAACTTACTAGTCAGACACCCATAAAATATTGCATCACAACATTTTCTGCTCTATCTCATTGGTTATTCACATTGTAGCTTGTATTACAACATATTTAGTTCTATTTGACCACTTATGATCCTTAGCATTATGATCAATTCCCATAACAAATTCAAAACATTCATATTTCCAATGCATCTACTAATCTGGATTGCACAAGAGCAATAATGTAAGAGATCTCAAATAATTTTGCAATCACGTCCAAATAAACAAGACCAAGTGCCGCATTTTAAGTTGTTACAATGTAACATCTATGTAGTTTCAAATGTAATTAGCCTTCTTCTCATGCAAAAATTCTCTTCTTATTCTTGACTATTTATAGACGAAGACACAGGGTAACTTGAATGCCCAACTATTGCCTTCTCAAAATCATGGTACCTATTCATTAATCTTTAAAGTTCTACATTAACAATTTATTTTTCCTCCATCTGAAATAGATTATAGAAGAAAGGAGTCCACAAAAAGTTGAAGAAAATGATGTTTCTCCAAAACACACATTATAACTATCTAGCACAAATAACTGAGTTTCCAAATAGTCAGATAAGCAACAGATAAGTCTTTGTATCAGCTAATGAACCTGAATTGGGTACAATGTGGGCTAAGTTAACAGATTAGGAAGTAATTTAGCATTCAAAGTGGGCTAACTAATAAAAGAAATACCATAAGATCTGTCATTTAGAAAATAGAAACAGCAACAGGTGCAATACATCTATTGACTAGAAAGCACATCCGTGAACACATTACGATCAAACTAAAAATAGAAGGGCCCACGACATACTAGTATCCATCCCTGAGACCACCAAATTTCTCTTGGCCAGCTGTGTCCCAGCAATAGAATCTGATCTTCCCACAGTTTGTAAAGAAATCCAACGGATGGACCTCAACACCAATGGTAGCTAAAAAAATCCAAGACAATTTTATACATAATCAGCAACCAAAACAAATAAGAAATGTCTGAAGATTTGCCATGATACTCACGCTCATACTTCTTCTCGAATTCACCAGTAAGATGCCTCTTCACAAAGGTAGTTTTCCCTGTGCACAGCATAAGCAAAGCATAGGATTAAGTGCAAAAGCAGAGATATAAGAATTAATTTCTTCTTTCAGAAAGATGCAAGATTTTAAGATCACTGTTAAGGGAAGCGAAGACTATGAATCAAAAAGAACGTTTATTTGTTGCATTACTATAACAAATGGGAGAGATAGATTCCTGCCAATTCTCAAGTCCCAGTTTATAATCTGATCAATGTTATGCACAGTGATTAACTAATAGCGAATACCAAAAAATACATCAAATTTAACAGGCATTGATAACAACAGGATTAACAATAAATTCCAGCCACGTCGCtcgaaaaagacaaaaaaaaatcaggaatttcatgcataaaaatatttaaaaaaagaacACGCCAAATTTGTTCCGATATGTCTATGCGattgattaaagcagaaagaCCATCAGTTCTAGCAATGAGAATAAGTACAAAGAAACTCATTTGTGCTCAATAAATCAAAAGTCAAAGGGTTAAATATATAAAAGGAGACAAAGAACAGGAAATTGCACCAGTTCCTCCATCACCAACGAGAA contains:
- the LOC135666389 gene encoding uncharacterized protein LOC135666389, which encodes MQHHQRSPHRTVIQMYRGGSSYASGSRSATRRHVDYGRTYVAWPKGRHRATIVWLHGLGDNGASWYQLLETLPLPNIKWICPTAPTRPVSLFGGFPCAAWFDIADPSQDGPDDADGLEASAAHIANLLSSEPADVKLGIGGFSMGAATALYSASCFAHGRYGNGGRYPINLSAVVGLSGWLPCSRSLKTKVESSQEAARRAASLPLLLCHGTGDGVVPYKQGERSAETLRMSGFRNLTFEAYNGLEHYTIPEEMDAVCKWITARLQLDGSRA
- the LOC135666394 gene encoding GTP-binding nuclear protein Ran-3-like; amino-acid sequence: MALPNQQTVDYPSFKLVLVGDGGTGKTTFVKRHLTGEFEKKYEPTIGVEVHPLDFFTNCGKIRFYCWDTAGQEKFGGLRDGYYIHGQCAIIMFDVTARLTYKNVPTWHRDLCRVCENIPIVLCGNKVDVKNRQVKAKQVTFHRKKNLQYYEISAKSNYNFEKPFLYLARKLAGDQNLHFVESPALAPPEVQIDLAAQQQHEAELAAAAAQPLPDDDDDLLI